Proteins from one Embleya scabrispora genomic window:
- a CDS encoding glycosyltransferase family 87 protein: protein MGAMTPTSTEPVLPSLDDPVVRAGSEVVGGPAGRRIRFVGNRWWSPVRVLVLLAVACFALGIVQKKPCYDGGWFAGSTQYSHACYSDMPHLYVNRGLADGKIPYFQETGDKDMKFLEYPVITGGVMAFAGTLARAAGDLTDGDLRDEQLWFVMINALIMMACAVVTVIAVKGTSGRRPWDAAMVACAPALALNGLINWDLVAVALTAVAMWSWARRNVVVAGVLIGLATAAKLYPVLLLAPLFLLCLRSGRLVAFAKTAAAALVSWLVVNLPVMLDFDGGLHIREGWKLFYTFSQDRPADYGSIWLIIQQRDGKTLEGLNTYVTLSLVLCCLAIAALVMFAPRRPRFAQVAFLIVAAFILTNKVYSPQYVLWLIPLVVLARPRWRDFLIWQACEVTYFLGVWMYIASFSGKGLSQNAYHVVILLHLLGTAYICLVVVRDILRPERDPVRADGSDDPSGGVLDRAPDVFVPGTIPVRAGF from the coding sequence ATGGGCGCCATGACGCCGACATCGACCGAACCCGTCCTGCCGAGCCTCGACGACCCGGTGGTCCGGGCGGGCAGCGAGGTCGTCGGCGGGCCGGCCGGGCGCCGGATCCGATTCGTGGGCAACCGCTGGTGGAGCCCCGTGCGGGTGCTCGTCCTGCTCGCGGTGGCCTGCTTCGCGCTCGGGATCGTGCAGAAGAAGCCCTGCTACGACGGCGGTTGGTTCGCCGGCAGCACGCAGTACTCGCACGCCTGCTACAGCGACATGCCGCACCTGTACGTCAATCGCGGTCTCGCGGACGGGAAGATCCCGTACTTCCAGGAGACCGGCGACAAGGACATGAAGTTCCTGGAGTATCCGGTGATCACCGGCGGGGTGATGGCCTTCGCGGGCACCCTGGCCCGGGCCGCCGGGGACCTCACCGACGGCGATCTCCGGGACGAACAGCTGTGGTTCGTGATGATCAACGCGTTGATCATGATGGCCTGCGCGGTGGTCACCGTGATCGCGGTCAAGGGCACGTCGGGGCGCCGACCCTGGGACGCGGCGATGGTGGCGTGCGCGCCGGCGCTGGCGCTCAACGGGTTGATCAACTGGGACCTGGTCGCGGTCGCGCTGACCGCGGTGGCCATGTGGTCGTGGGCGCGGCGCAACGTCGTGGTCGCCGGCGTGCTGATCGGCCTGGCGACCGCGGCGAAGCTGTACCCCGTGCTGCTGCTCGCGCCGCTGTTCCTGCTGTGTCTGCGCTCGGGACGGCTGGTCGCCTTCGCCAAGACGGCCGCCGCCGCGCTGGTGTCCTGGCTGGTGGTCAACCTGCCGGTGATGCTCGACTTCGACGGCGGGTTGCACATCCGCGAGGGCTGGAAGCTGTTCTACACGTTCAGCCAGGACCGACCCGCCGACTACGGATCGATCTGGTTGATCATCCAGCAGCGCGACGGCAAGACCCTGGAGGGTCTGAACACCTACGTCACGCTCAGCCTGGTGCTGTGCTGCCTCGCGATCGCCGCGCTGGTGATGTTCGCGCCGCGCCGGCCGCGCTTCGCCCAGGTGGCGTTCCTGATCGTGGCCGCGTTCATCCTGACCAACAAGGTCTACTCGCCGCAGTACGTGTTGTGGCTGATCCCGCTGGTGGTACTGGCCCGACCGCGCTGGCGGGACTTCCTGATCTGGCAGGCGTGCGAGGTGACGTACTTCCTGGGCGTGTGGATGTACATCGCCTCGTTCTCCGGCAAGGGCCTGTCGCAGAACGCGTACCACGTGGTGATCCTGCTGCACCTGCTCGGCACCGCGTACATCTGCCTGGTGGTGGTGCGCGACATCCTGCGCCCGGAGCGGGACCCGGTGCGCGCGGACGGCAGCGACGACCCCTCGGGCGGTGTGCTGGACCGGGCGCCCGACGTGTTCGTGCCCGGCACGATCCCGGTGCGGGCCGGCTTCTGA